The Victivallis lenta genome window below encodes:
- a CDS encoding cytochrome c biogenesis CcdA family protein, producing the protein MKKLLACLLLAAASALAARTVTLDYFFQQGCEECARVNALVLPMLAERFPGEYELRRHDLNEEANYLKLVEYQERLNVASDDAVCMIVDGSRYLGGFAAIDRGLPEAMERARRLPAGSASPADAPPDRERLHRRAEAFTISAILTAGLLDGFNPCVFTTLIFFMSLLSLSRIRGRRLLAVGGVYCLACFCTYVALGFGLFHILKLFSGYQVMRLGIETVLIALLLLFAFLSFRDAWRFRRSGRSGAVALQLPERIRNRIHAVMRSGLKFHYLLAGAFTVGVLVTVLESVCTGQVYLPALVLMSREFGAGSRWFGYLLLYNLMFILPLLLLFLAAWRGTSMPVFLNWSKKNVVAGKTALGCLFLLLAALMLL; encoded by the coding sequence GCGCTGGTGCTGCCGATGCTGGCGGAACGGTTTCCCGGCGAATACGAGCTTCGCAGGCATGACCTCAACGAAGAGGCGAATTACCTGAAGCTGGTCGAATATCAGGAGCGCCTGAACGTCGCTTCCGACGACGCGGTCTGCATGATCGTCGACGGGAGCCGGTATCTCGGCGGTTTCGCCGCGATCGACCGCGGCCTGCCGGAAGCGATGGAAAGGGCCCGGCGGCTTCCGGCAGGTTCCGCCTCTCCGGCGGATGCGCCGCCGGATCGGGAGCGGCTCCACCGACGCGCCGAAGCCTTCACGATCAGCGCGATCCTGACGGCCGGACTGCTGGATGGGTTCAATCCCTGCGTATTCACCACCCTGATCTTCTTTATGAGTCTGCTGTCGCTCTCCCGCATCCGGGGCAGGCGATTGCTGGCAGTGGGGGGCGTTTACTGCCTGGCCTGTTTCTGCACGTATGTCGCCCTCGGCTTCGGGCTGTTTCACATCCTGAAGCTCTTTTCCGGCTATCAGGTGATGCGGCTCGGAATCGAAACCGTGCTGATCGCGCTTCTGCTGCTGTTTGCGTTCCTCTCCTTCCGGGATGCATGGCGGTTCCGCCGCAGCGGCAGAAGCGGCGCCGTTGCGCTGCAGTTGCCGGAGCGGATCAGAAACAGGATTCACGCCGTGATGCGAAGCGGATTGAAGTTCCATTATCTTCTGGCCGGGGCTTTTACCGTCGGTGTTCTGGTGACGGTGCTCGAAAGCGTCTGTACCGGGCAGGTCTATCTGCCGGCGCTGGTGCTGATGTCGCGTGAATTCGGGGCCGGAAGCCGCTGGTTCGGCTATCTGCTGCTCTACAATCTCATGTTCATTCTGCCGCTGCTGCTGCTCTTTCTGGCTGCCTGGCGCGGAACTTCGATGCCGGTGTTCCTGAACTGGAGCAAAAAGAACGTGGTTGCCGGAAAAACGGCGCTCGGCTGTCTTTTCCTGCTACTGGCCGCCCTGATGCTGCTTTGA